In Ananas comosus cultivar F153 linkage group 14, ASM154086v1, whole genome shotgun sequence, the genomic stretch GTATGGTGCATCATGGATCTTAAATGGAACGAAAATTTTCTTTGTTAGATCTTATTCCTTAAACCCTTTTTCTTTATCTATCATCTCCAAGATTCATCCTGGTCTTTAATCCTAACTATTAACTTTCTTCTATCTACTTTCTTCCAATTTTATCATTGCAACGCTGCTCGCATAGGATGAAATTAAGAGACATCTCTATTGCATTGTCGTGCTTCATACCGACTATTGAGATTCATGCTTATGTGTGATTCTGATCCTACTCGCATGATAAGATGTTGCCACCTGACAACTTGCTATGTATGCGGAAATTCTTTGTAGGTAGATGAATAATGTGTCTACTAAGGATTAGTGATCTGATTTCTTAGTAAGGTGAATACTTGTCTGTTTTGTACAGTAATTTGTCCGTGTGTAGCTATTATGAGTGATACTTTCATCTGTACCAACTCCTAAACAAGTCTCCATGACACTCTACACAATTACCATGAAAATATTGAGAATATTCTTTGATTCCATCTCTATAGGCCTCTTGACTAGCTAACTCTTACATTTACTTTGCCacgtatattttatttttgagggAAATGCTCGACAAATATAGACAAATGTGTATTACTCAATAGGTTAGCCATGTGTACTGTAGGAGAGAAGAAATGAGTAAAATATACTCAAACGCCCTTGTTTTATTTCTTTGAGATAATTGTGTGCAAAACctactaattatttatttgccTATAGAATCCTGTAATATCTGAATTTTCATTTATGGCCCTCTTTAAAGAATTTGCTTAAACACAACCAACTTTTTGCATGAATTGAATGCTTCCCCAACTCGAGACAAGGTTATCTTTATGAGAAGATACACTTAGGGGGTGTTTGGATTGATGTAATTATAGTTTGGTTGAAAATCATGTTTGTGAGAGTAAAAATATTAGTCTTGCCATCAACTAGCATAATGACAGGGTGATTCACTGTCCAGTCATAGGCTAAATTTTGGGTCTTACTACGAGAGATGAGTTTGGATCATTTCAAAAGGAATTGTTTTCGAGAATTTAAGCCCATGCTTACCTGCCGGATATGTTTGGTGTCTTCATGATGAATGATGAGACATATTTATTCGTAATTGACTTGATTTACAGCTGAATCGTAACTTCATCACTCAAAAACACCCCCTTACTAgaaatatatatgaaagttgagaTTTTATAGGGGTATATATTTGTAGAGATGAATTTTCTTGAGATATATCTGTATTCAATTGTCCCCATTACTTCTATTCGTTCTTCTGttcttcatttttttcatttcttggTTGTAGTTAAACCCTGTGGCTATTAACTGCAATATCTTATTCTTTTTCATTTCTAAATAATTGGACATTATCTGATTCTGTAGTTATTGTGAACTGAGAACATTGGATTCAAACATGGAAACGGCTTCGCAAGATGCTCCACCTCGCACATTCTCAATCAAACTGTGGCCTCCCAGTGAGAGCACAAGACTGATGCTTGTGGAGAAGATGACTATAAACCTCTCAACCGAATcgatattttctaaaaaatatggTCTTCTAAGCAAAGAAGAGGCAAGTGAAAATGCTAAGCGAATTGAAGAAGTATGCTTTGCTTCTGCAAATGAACATTTTATGAAAGAGCCTGATGGTGATGGGAGCTCAGCCGTCCAGCTGTATGCAAAAGAAACCAGCAAGCTCATGCTTGAAGTACTGAAAAGAGGCCCAAGGCTTAAAGAGGAAGCAGTTGCAGAAGCTGATTTTGCAGAAAAGCCCCCCACTCTGGCTAAAACTACTTTTGACATATCTGGTGGTCGTCGGGCGTTTATTGATGCTGAGGAAGCAAGGGAGCTTCTAAGCCCATTGACTGAACAAGGCAACTCGTACACTAAGATTTGCTTCAGTAATAGGAGCTTTGGTATTGATGCAGCCCGTGTGGCTGAACCCATCCTTGCATCAATTAAAAACCAGCTTATTGAAGTAGACCTTTCCGATTTTATTGCGGGGAGGCCCGAGGACGAAGCCCTAGATGTCATGCGGATATTCTCATCGGCTTTGGAAGGCTGTAAATTGAAGTACTTGAACCTCTCCGACAACGCATTAGGAGAGAAGGGTGTGCGGGCGTTTGAAGGACTATTGAGATCACAGGACAGCTTGGAAGAGCTTTATCTGATGAACGATGGCATATCCGAGGAGGCTGCGAAAGCTCTTGCCGAGCTTATCCCATCAACTGAGAAGCTTAAAATCCTCCATTTCCACAACAATATGACGGGAGATGAGGGTGCTGTTGCAATTTCTGAAGTGCTTATGCGCTCTCCTCTACTAGAGAACTTCAGGTGCTCGTCCACTAGGGTAGGCTCAGATGGTGGGATTGCTTTGGCTGAAGCTTTGGAAACGTGTACGAATTTGAAGAAGCTTGATCTGCGTGACAACATATTCGGTGTGGAGGCCGGAATAGCGCTTTCTAAAACTCTCGAAAAGCTTAGTGGGATCACTGAGATTTATCTCAGCTATCTCAATCTTGAAGATGACGGGACCATAGCAATTGCCAATGTACTAAAGCAATCTGCTCCGGCCCTCGAAGTCCTGGAGATCGGTGGAAATGATATCACCGCTGAAGCTGCCCCAGCATTGGCGGAGTGTGTGGCCACAAAGAGTTTCCTAAAGAAGCTGAGCTTGTGCGAGAATGAACTAAAGGACAGCGGTGCGATTATAATTGGTAAAGCATTGGAGAGTAATGCGCAACTCAAGGAGCTTGACATGAGCGCAAATATGATAAGGAGGGCCGGGGCACGGTGTTTGGCCCAGGCGGTCGCGAATAAGCCCGCGTTTGTTCTTTTGAATATTGATGGAAATGCCATCTCCGACGAAGGAATAGATGAAGTAAAGGAGATTCTGAAGGCGGGGAAGAACTCTGTGGATGTTCTCGGGCCGTTGGACGAGAATGATGCTGAAGGGGAGGGCGAGgagggggaagaggaggaagaaggggaTGAGagcgaattggagtcgaaacttGAGCATCTCAAGGTTGAAGAGGACTAATGGACTAATTGCGAGTCGAGTTCttgtttgtttttctctttctcaagTTCACATGATTTGTACTCGAACTCATTGTagaattttatcttttatatctGATTAACTGCACCGCCGCACTTTCTGGCTCTGTTATTTGTTGAGCTGAGTCGAGCTCTTTGGTGTAGCTTTGGCAACCTATGCTTGTACTATCAGTATCTTTGCTTCTAATAGTTAGCTAGTTGGGACTGATGCATCGAATCGTTGGTGCGTATTTTTTgggtaaaatcaaaatctttttTTGATTGAATTTGGATCTTTCTGATAAATTTGCTTgcgagtttttaaaaatatatatttggtgCAATTGGCGTTTACACTTTACACTACTTACTTTGTATTCTTACTAATCTATGTGATTTAGTTGTATTTCCtgcctacaatttttttttttttttaataccttTCAAAGGAGTGGGAAAGTAGTAAATTTGGAAGCTCGCGAACGCGGGTTTGTTGAGAATTTGTCATTGTAGTTTAGGTCTTACTTGGAAACAAAAAGGttgatatattttatgttttattggATCAAATTTGAAGGTCAAAATATATTCGCATAAATTTGCTGTTGATAAGGAAAATTTCAAAAGCACATTTTGCAGTAATTAATTGTTTCCAATTggtattaaataaaattttaaaaacattcTTTTACAAGCAGTACGGATGAGTATTGTGAGTAAAttgtaggggtgtaaacgagccgaacactagAGCCGAACACtagcgagctggggtcagctcgtgttcggctcgtttaatcagcgagctggggtcggctcatattcggctcgtttattaaacgagccgaacacgagctggctcgttaaagtatcgagctaaaaaattcagctcgtgtgttcggctcgtttattaacaagccaaacacgagctggctcacgagctggccaacgaaaaataaattaaaaaagattatattaaatatatataaaatataaatttataaaattttatccattagactttgatctaatagttgaaactttatatataaataaatttttttataattaagctcgcatttatatttttattttgctaaaatttaaataataaaaatatatattataaatacttatttatttatatataaaaatatacattaaataaattatataaatataaaatatatgtatttgagctgctatcgagccgaacacgagctgaaccgaacacgagctgaacacgagcgagttgaccccagctcgtgttcggctcgtttattaaacgagctgaaaaatccagcttgtgttcgactcgtttactaaatgagcgagccgatctcgaactcatttcgagccgaacacaagctgactCGCGAACAGCTAGCTGGATTGCCCCCTAGTAAATTGTATGCAGCTTATTTCTAGCTTTTAGAAGTTGTAACATAATCAAACGTTCCCTGCAGAAATTTTAGTTGTATTACATACATTAGCTGGGAATCGCTTGTCATGACAAAACAAACAACGATTATTCAATTAAATTTCCACAACGAAAAAATACGTTACAATTTGACTTGTCCATGGCATTTCTCAGGTGCaaattcacacacacacacaaaaaaaggaACCTAAACCCCTCGAATAATGCCTGGACATGACCAAAACTACTCACTGAGATAATACACAAAGGATCTATAAATAAAAAGCGAGCTTCTTATCGATCGTGTCCTGCACTTGCTTACACCTCTCAAATAACCTATTAAAACTGTCTAAATAGTTACTATTCTTAAACAATGACGCGACTACtgactctttctctctcgtgcCAAAAAGGGATCCACTATCATCAGAGCTAATGTTTCCATGCCTCTCAGTGTTTACCTCGCCATGAACAATGCCTTTAGAAGCATTGTTGCTTTCTTCATGAACAACCCCGCGAGAAGGAAAACATTCGGCCCTCGGCACGGAAACAGGCTTCTCCACAGTGGGAAGACTACAACAAGCTTCAACAAGCTCATCAAAGCGAACCGGATTCAACCGCCGATGGCTCTCGAAACTGCTAGTCTTGATCTCCCACGATGTGATAGCATCAATCTCTGTCGAAACCTTATTGAGATGCTCCTCCAATATGTAAGCAAGCGAGCACTCTCTGGAGACCAACCTTGTCATGCTCCAGTTAAATATCCGTCGGAAAATGTCGACCCATCTCGGAACTATGTAGTAAGACGAACCACGGAGCTCAAGGCCGACACCTGTCTGAACCATTACCCTCGCCTCACTTGTGGCTAGTTGAGCATTCAACAATTGACTTGTTCGAGTCAAATAGTTGACCAAGCACTCCTCAAGGGCCGACTTCTGATTCAGAATCTGCTTGCCCATGTGAGAGCCATGGCTCAGCCAAGAGAGGTCGTAATGAAATTCGGGGAGTTTGCAGCAAACTATTGCTTTGGCTAGCGACTCGATTCTTGAAGGCGAGCTCCAGCCTATGCTTGGTAAGAATGTCTCCACAACCTTCCGTTCACTAGTCGACTTCTCAAGAAGATCAATCTCAGGACACGGCCATCCATTTGAATTCACGGATGCAGCAAAATGAACTTGCCCTATCAGCCTGTTGAGGGCGTCATTGAAAGCCGAGATACATTGGTCGGGGCCCACTTGAGAAGCGTCGGAATTCTCGAGGATGTTAAGTGGAAACCTCAGGTAGCTCATGACCAATTCACGAGTATCCACGAGACTGAGAGCTGGTTGAAGAGGTGAATGATACGCCAGCCATTTCAGACCACTTCTCAATTCATCGTCGTCGAAGAAGCCTTTGGGGATATTACCAGCTAGAAAAACAATTGACAATGAGCTTATCTTTGATTTGTCCACGCTGATTAGGCTGAGCCTGTCGTATACTGTTTGTGAAACTAGATCTTTCTCTTCTCCGTAAGTATCAAAACTAGCGATTAAAAGAGGCAGCTTTGATCCAGATGGTATAGACCTTACAAGTTTGTGGAGTTGATTCCTCTGAAAGTCCCATGGAATGCATTCCGATATCAGATATATTAAGCTGCTTGTACCATCGATGCTATCATTTTCAAAAACTTCCTGTTCACTGTCGAGCCCTCTAACAACAGATAAACAGCAGATTTCGGGCGAATTCTTCTGACAGCCTAACCATTTCTTCCATATCGACAAGTGGGGCAAGGAAACGAGCCGTTCGTTGTCTTCTCTACCATGACCCATGAGCTTTGAGAGACACCATCCAAAAGCCGATTTAACAATTCGACTTTGTGATGGTGGGATGAGGATAAGCAGCTTCCAGCAAAAGCATTTCATACCGGGAGTTCTCTCACTTAAAATCGGTGCAACCAATTCTGAAATGTTCAGCCTCGACAATGACTTTTCTTGTTTAAGGTATCTCTCTTTCAGAGCCTTGTCGATGTTGAGCACTTCGCAAGCATGTTTTGGAGCCTGCATCAGAAGAAAACGGAATTATAAGCAGTTACATTTACAACATTTGTATAATATTCAGGCTTTTACACGTACATAGGTCCctataaaataatgtaattgCTTACATAACCTTGTAAAATGTAAAAACTTTTATACGCCCCATAAAAGTACAATCTCATACAAAAATACTACTAAATTGGGAATCATTCTGTCagaatgtaggtttttaaagaGGAAAATGTCTGTACATGCAGGGTACGTACGTAAAAACTACAGTTACCTGGAGAGCAtacatgaaaattcagatttgcaataaATGTTCTATGTAAGTATGTTTATCATTTTCGCGTAATACATGGCATCAGCTACAAGTCTAGAAGGTAACTTGCATGTTTATCAGTTGTGTAATACATGGAACAGGCTACATCTTTAGAAGGTAACTTACTGCTCCCAGAGGACGCAGTGGCGGTCCCACTGTGAGAGAATTCAATGCTGCAATAGCAAGAATCTTATTTTCCTCCCGCCTTAACCTCTTCTGCACAGCTCGTCGCATCCATCTCCTGGTATTTAAAAGAAAACCGAAATTAGTTTCAGTATTGGTTCGTGAATCACCACTATTAATCAGATAATGAGAAGAGTTTTGAACCTTAAGATTAGCTTCAGCTTTTGCCTAGCAACATTTTCCTGATGGACTACAAGCGCTGGTGCTTCCTTGCTGAGATTTTCACCAATATCCATCTGATCATTTGTATTCTCAAGATTGCAGTTAGAGTTTTGAATTCCAGGCACTCCAGCCTCAACTAAATTTACTTCCGTATTCATCAATATCATTTGATCCATTGAAGTGTCTGTAGACGCCTCAATGACTTCATCGTCGGCATTTTGCTGTGGATAGCTACTTATGGAGCTCTCTTTAGATACACTGCTTGAAACCGGAAGTGGAAAAGTGACTTCTTTGACTGTGCCAACTTCTTCAGTGCTCACACGTGCTAGTGGAATCTCTTCTTCAAGCAGTTCTTGTGCTTGAGGAAGAGTGCGAGATTTGGGATGTACTTGATTATATGCTTGATTATCGACCATTGGCTCATCAATCAAATCATTCATCACTTCTGCTTCCGAAGCAACTCCTTTCTCATCAGCTACTTCTAACGTCATATCCGAGTGAATAACCCTCTCGCCAGTGAGAGCTGACATAGTAGGACCAGAATAAACGTCGCCGATAATTCTTTGCGACTTCTTAAGCTGCACAAGTTGAGAACACTTGGTTGGGAAGTCGGCATCTTGATTGAGAAAGGGGCCCTCTTTTACCATATAAAGTTCTTCATATTTCTTTAATGCAAATCCGTGATACTCTAAGAGACACTCTAAGTCTTCTCCCTAAGCAGCACAAAACGAGTAGTCAGTGATGATCAAGATTGTTATGTATATAAGCAAAGGATAAATAAAGTAACACTTTTACCTCCATACCGAGCCAGTTAACAACATGAGTTATCGGGATCCCTTGATTATTCTGAAGACTACTGTGAAGAGAAGCAAGTGCTTGTGTTCTTACCTGGAAACATCGAAATTTTGTTAGATCTCATGTACACAATAGCGAGCAGACTTGAGTTCTTACCAGATGCAAAAAGACTTAACTCTCATGAACACAATCACGTCAGAAGTATAAATCCTAGGATTCGATTCATAAAACCCCACCAACTTTTGCCTATTTGCTCTTATTACACAGTGTACTCTAATTTGCTTCAGGGAAAGTGGGCAAAAAAAACACCCACTAACATTTATCCCATTGCACTTAGGATCCAAAAGGTTGAATTACTGCGAAAGACTCGCTACTGATGTCAGCAATTTTTGTTTGGtgcaaaaaagttaaatttgccTAGAAAAGATGATATGGTACTAAAAGGACACTCACAATGACACTTTATAGTTGGCAAGGTTTTTTCATCAATCATACTGTATATGTAAAATTGCAAGGAAAATAAGCATGAGTTATTTTGCACCAAATTAAATAATGGGCCAAATTGGAATTAAAGGAAGACCACTGAATATCTATGATTTTAGTCCTAATAATTAAATGACAAAGGAATATACAAGCAGAGGAAATATTACATACTTTTGTGAAATGAGCATGCATCAAGCATGCCTGCAGATAAGTTGCTTTCCTTGCAAGGCGAAAGAAGGCGATGTAGTTGCCAAATCTACATGCTCTGAAATtgcaaaaccaaacaaaatcaTGAATAGTCCAGAGTAATAAATATTGAACCATCAGATGACAGCGATTGGAGTAGTAGTAACCTTGACACCTCCCTTGCAAATGAAATTTCTGGGCTGTTTCTTATCTCCGGAGACATTTTAGTGAGATCAAGCGAGAGTTCACCAGGTTCAACCTAGCATGATAGGAGACAATTAAGGGCAATTACAAGAAACCGTTAAATCATTTGTTTGATCTAGCCTCAGCTTCCGCAGAAATGATGTTTGAGTACAGCTGCTTGAAGAAGCACTAACAGCTTGCCCAAGAAAAATCTCCTCAACAAATTCTTACTGTAGTAGAAACAGAATCGTCAAATTGAAACTTTTGCTTTTGGGGCCCAAGAAGCTTATTCCAGATCCTGCCATAGCAAAAGCTACAGAGTACTTGTTTGCCAAAAGCCAAACTGCTGCTTCTCCAGAGAAGTTGTTCCAAAAGCCGGACCATACAGGCATAGAGCCATCTAGTTTAGAGTTTGAAAAATAAGGTACCTTGTAACCAGGGTGCCTGTCCAACTTGAGAAGCGCGTAATAACCTCGGAACTCCTTTTCGGTTGGCACAACTATTCCCTTCTTCCTATGATCAGTGTACATTTGAAACAGCTCAACTGATGTTTTATTCATCTGCTCAATGTTGAGGTGAGCATCAAACCCCTCTGAAAAGCCCTCTCCTTTGTTGTATTCACATAACTCATGCATAGCAATTATATGAAGTCTTATCTGGTGGCAGTAAAAGAAGAAACCATtagtgatatttaaagtttgtaTAAGTAAAAGAGCAAATacataaaggctaaattacaaaaaacatCTCTGTactttcctctctttcttggTTACTCCCCAACACTTTAATTGTCGCAACTTCAACTTTACATTAAACTAATTGGTCCAAAATTTTGGGACAACTACTAATAGTAACTTGGATGCAAAACTTCACGGGAGTGGGATGGCATATAACACAGCTTCAGGCTTCTATAGCTGAATACTTACATAAAACTGGATCCTAAATAATAGATCTAAAAACCCAAGAAACAAGGTCCCTTCTTCACCAGAGCTACCAAAATTGGCAGTTTATTGGTAAATATACTCAATGTatgtatcattttttttccatGTTGCATCTGAATCCAACATTATCCTGGATTTTAGGACCTATTTGATTTGACACAAAAGCAAAATGCAAGATTGAATGACTTTTAAGAGCTGCTAATACAGGTGTGGTTTTCGTTATGTAGCCGTGAATAAATTTTAGGAGCTGCAATCTGGGATATACCATTTGCTCCAGCATTGTTATAGCTTCTTGATTGAAGATGTGTTGCATCCTGAGGTCCAATCTCACTGCTCTCATTCTATCCCACAAGAAGTTGTATATACTCAGGAAACTGTCGTCATAAGGTTGATCCAGCAAATTGAGAAGATAATCGACCGTAATTTGCAACACAGGGAGTGGCCTTATCAAACTAGTTTCTCGCTCAGCTGTCCTAGTATACTGCATGAATGAAATAAGAACTTCAGTATCATGCTTCCTGTTGAGGgtggtaaaaaattatttaagaacATATCTTATTACTCAGACACGAGACTAAGAACATCAACCAGGTACCTTTTTAACGGCAAGGTATTTGGTAGTTTGGTTTCTCTCTCCATCCAGTCGCTCATATCTATCAAGATCTCCTTTCCTTTCACGCTCCTCCCTCTCAGATTCTGAAGCAAGGTGGAAGAAAAAGTTAAAAGGGCTGAAATTCCAGCATGGAGTTAAATATGGAAACaagtttgttttttaaaaaataaatttataatactcCCTAACATGTGTAAACAATTAAAGGAAACATTGAATGAACCTGGACACATATCTGGACAAAGCCCAACCACAACTGGAGATGATTCTGAGACTTCGATGTCTGATACACTGCTTCTATTTGCTTCTTCAGCTGGCTCCAGTGCATTGTGCTCGGCCAAAGAAGCATGATTCTGTCTATATGACGAAGTATTTTGCTTTGAAAAATCACCCATTTTCTCTATCGGTCTGCTTAATTCTACATTAAAGCGGGCCAGACGCTTCGCCTTTGCCAACTCTTCTCTGCAATCAATATTCAGTTTGTTAAGCAAACTGTTTCTTTACCAAGATAAGAACGGTAAAAACACAAAGATACCTATCAGAATCAAGCTGAACAAGTGGCTTCTGTAAAGCTTCAGGAACCAGTAGAGGAGGAGACCGGGCCCTTTTAGCAGCATTTGTATAAACTGGTTTTGGTGGGGAAAGGGTTGCTTTATTATGTGTATCAGAAGAAGGCTCAAAGGTATGGAATTTCTGATGAGGTAGTGAGTGTGAACCAATAGGCGATTGCTTTTGATTGTCCAAATTCCGAAGGGTTACATCAGGCCTGAAACATCACGGTGCAGCAAGTGATCTATCAAAAAGACAAAGATTagaaaaggctaaattacagaaaacctccctgtCAATACCCACTTGTTCACGTTTCCTCtctgtcattcaaaaacctacactttgcccccttaaaaaataaaaatgttcacaaaggggtacggtgtgacaaaataaccaaattatccTCATCTTCTTCGTTTCCTCCTCAATCCTGCTCATCCCGCACCCTCGCCTGTGCCTCTCTTTACCCTAGCTCCGACTTCGTttcctccacctgctcccctacTCCTCCAGCACCACGCGGCTCCTTTATTTTGGCGACGGTAGGGAGGAGATCGTGGTGGGTATGGGCGgagaggtgggcgagggcgagggcgagggcgagggtgaggcagcggaggagggcgagggcgtgtgTCTGGGTACGGACAGAGGTATgcgcgagggcgagggcgagggcgagggcgagggcaaaGCGGCGGAGTAGGGAAAGGTAACGTGGCCGAGGATGTCGGTgaggaaagaagaggaagatgggGGTTTCAGGGGTATTTTAGGtataaaaaataggatataaGCAGAACCTTAACGGAACACTGACGGCGGGGaacgaagtgaacattttttattttttaagggggcacaatataggtttttgaatgacatGGGGGAAAAGATAACGGGGGAAAAGTGAATGATAGGGggatttttttgtaatttagccattagaaaatataagaaaacaaaataaactcCAATGGCCTCAAACTTCCGAAAATGCCAAGATAAAAGAATCCATAAAGTTCTCCAAACACTAacataaattttaatacaaGCCAAGAGTACTACTAAAAAAGAATGAGCTTCCAATAAGGTCATTATTGCAGAAGGCCATCCATCAAGACATAGAATTAAAAAGGCAATAGACACTGTGATGAcctgaaattaccaaattataTTAGAATTGATGCAGTGAACAAGTAGGTAGCATAATTCTGATATTAAACCAACAGTAATACTACAAAAGAGtgtctttttaataatatttcagtACATATGCTGCTAAGACAGACAAATAGTTGAGAGgacaaattaaaataagaacGATGTAATCTCATATAAAAGAACTTACTTCTGAGCTTCACGAGTTAAATTAAGATTCGGAATTAGCTGATTGCTATTAAAAGTCGTGGGTGGTGATCTCATCCTTTTGGAagtttcaacatcatttgctaACCACACATCTGTATAGCTCACCAACCTATcaataagaaaagaagaatgGTTACAAATCTTATTGCACATGCAAAATAGCTCATATGTACAGCCTATGAATGTTTAAAACATGGTTCTTGAAGGAAAATGTAAAAAAACAGCACAGACAATGGATTCATGATAATCAAACCAGATAAAGAGATCTCTTTTCTCTTCATCACAGAGTATGATCATTATATCTTTTTCATAAAGAAAATGCCATACTTTGTACCATAATAATTTTCAATACAAGATCCTAATTACCATTAGATACTTCCGCACGTGCAggtaaaagtaataataatattgcatGCTACGGAGCATGAGTACGGGTTCCCTGAGCTAGGAGTTTACTATTGTTTTACCGCCTCATGACCTTTCAAATTAAGACTAAAGTACAAAACCATTTAATCAATCAGTAAGTAAACAAAGGAAAGACCAGAGTATGCATTGATGAGGATCATACTCAAATTGGCCTTCGTGAATGAGAAAGTTATGACTTATTGTGAATAATCACACTGAAACAAATAATGGATAGAACATTATAGTTGCCAAGAAGTTTAGAACAAATTCTCCGAGTTAGGGGGATAATCTAGTAGCAAACATCTTAAAAATGAATTATCTGCAGCTAATCTGTATTTTCCTGTGTATTACAATGCCGGGCAGCTGAGataatctaataaaataaaaaagataaagagattACAGGCACATAGTAATGAAGGATGAAAAGAAGCTATATTAatcaagacaaaaaaaaaacaaaacataattGATGCCCAATGTTGATTACAACAATATTTAggacacccaaaaaaaaaaaaagagaaaatgtttCCTTCCAAAGATTACCAAACAGCATTCAATGAGAAAGAGAACTGCCAGGCGAGCAAGTTGGGAGTTTGTTTCTCACATGTTGTGCAGGACCCATCCAATCTATCAATTGCAATTAGCTAATACTAGCTTGATTGGGAACTTCTAAGTCTTACATCTTGTTAGCAATGccagatattatatattacccCGTCAGAAAACAAAGGAGGTGAAATATCACAGAAATAAGCTAGTAACATAACAAAATGCGATAGAATTACAACTCCactaaaggaaaaaacaaacatAACATCATCTATATGGCTTACCAACCTtagaaaagttaaaatatacaACAACTCCAggaaaagtaaaataaagaaaCCAAAGATTTTAGCTGAAACTAAGATAACTACAGTGTCATATAACAAGCAAGATTCTTAAAAATAACTGCTATAACTAAATCAGAAAGAAACATCTCGATGAAGTGAAACAGAATAATGCCATCTTGCAGgataatttcattaattttaatgtTAAAAGATACAATCTCCTTTCTTTGAAAGCTCACATGCTGTTGCAAATTATCAATACACACATACTCACATTAAAGCATTAACAATAAT encodes the following:
- the LOC109720522 gene encoding RAN GTPase-activating protein 2-like, coding for METASQDAPPRTFSIKLWPPSESTRLMLVEKMTINLSTESIFSKKYGLLSKEEASENAKRIEEVCFASANEHFMKEPDGDGSSAVQLYAKETSKLMLEVLKRGPRLKEEAVAEADFAEKPPTLAKTTFDISGGRRAFIDAEEARELLSPLTEQGNSYTKICFSNRSFGIDAARVAEPILASIKNQLIEVDLSDFIAGRPEDEALDVMRIFSSALEGCKLKYLNLSDNALGEKGVRAFEGLLRSQDSLEELYLMNDGISEEAAKALAELIPSTEKLKILHFHNNMTGDEGAVAISEVLMRSPLLENFRCSSTRVGSDGGIALAEALETCTNLKKLDLRDNIFGVEAGIALSKTLEKLSGITEIYLSYLNLEDDGTIAIANVLKQSAPALEVLEIGGNDITAEAAPALAECVATKSFLKKLSLCENELKDSGAIIIGKALESNAQLKELDMSANMIRRAGARCLAQAVANKPAFVLLNIDGNAISDEGIDEVKEILKAGKNSVDVLGPLDENDAEGEGEEGEEEEEGDESELESKLEHLKVEED